One window of the Zea mays cultivar B73 chromosome 3, Zm-B73-REFERENCE-NAM-5.0, whole genome shotgun sequence genome contains the following:
- the LOC100276015 gene encoding uncharacterized protein, whose product MEGDAVLSSMDSLWFYSSVFLRQPSKHKGSECAEEPQQDWAGTNKTTSGRPCCQAPKCAKEAAGRRAEGGTVRIAPATGRGEWDERMVAWQKEQRRRALVAAAARCSPATMPPPGGEGVAMKAHLRSWAHAVACSVR is encoded by the coding sequence ATGGAAGGGGACGCGGTTCTTTCGAGCATGGATTCCCTGTGGTTCTACTCCAGCGTCTTCCTCCGGCAGCCCTCCAAGCACAAGGGGAGCGAGTGCGCAGAAGAGCCGCAGCAAGATTGGGCAGGAACCAACAAGACGACCAGCGGCCGCCCTTGTTGCCAGGCTCCCAAATGCGCCAAGGAGGCAGCGGGGCGAAGAGCGGAGGGGGGAACGGTGCGAATTGCGCCTGCAACGGGCCGCGGGGAGTGGGATGAGCGCATGGTTGCTTGGCAGAAGGAGCAGAGGCGGCGGGCGCTGGTTGCCGCGGCAGCCCGGTGCTCGCCGGCGACGATGCCGCCGCCTGGTGGAGAAGGCGTGGCCATGAAGGCGCATCTCAGGTCGTGGGCCCACGCGGTCGCTTGCTCCGTCAGATGA
- the LOC100276848 gene encoding uncharacterized protein LOC100276848, translating into MEISFEAWEGVQRHGQDLADRLAQGFTGLLQAPPQFPWPPAPHKRMPFDIDLPVVPFGAGVPKKDLPFPAAAAAVSSVIDIGGRLGQAGAELGASVGGAVQHAVRHLPVPFRNAQIRRRTLPPAPPQAPLPPATSVGEGAAGRSVERAAVDRCPLEAAAAAAAAATGSAAASSVSGHVSGDDLDEDDEGFGCGIGTLGNFKKANGTVNMSATYNSRSQDIESSVVAHGDLWRLEASRGGSTSGNGTSPLYLVQLGPLLFVRDSTLLLPVHLSKQHLLWYGYDRKNGVHSLCPAIWSKHRRWLMMSMMCLNPIACSFMDLQFPNGQLTYVAGEGISASGFLPLFGGLLQAQGKYPGETRVSFSCKNKRGTRFTPMFQWPDKSVSLGVTQALAWKRSGLMVRPSIQVSVCPTFGGSDPGVRAEVVHSLKEELNLMCGLSCSRHPSAYTALSIGRSKWNGQVGSSGVVITLETPLNNIGRPSLSVQLNGGFEL; encoded by the exons ATGGAGATCTCCTTCGAGGCGTGGGAGGGCGTGCAGCGGCACGGCCAGGACCTCGCGGACCGCCTCGCGCAGGGCTTCACGGGCCTGCTCCAGGCGCCGCCGCAGTTCCCGTGGCCGCCGGCGCCGCACAAGCGGATGCCCTTCGACATCGACCTCCCCGTCGTCCCCTTCGGCGCCGGCGTGCCGAAAAAGGACCTCCCCttcccggccgccgccgccgccgtctcctCGGTCATCGACATCGGAGGCAGGCTAGGCCAGGCCGGCGCCGAGCTTGGGGCGTCCGTAGGCGGGGCCGTGCAGCACGCCGTGCGCCATCTGCCCGTGCCGTTCCGCAACGCCCAGATCCGGCGCCGCACGCTACCGCCGGCGCCGCCTCAGGCGCCCCTGCCGCCCGCGACTTCGGTGGGCGAGGGCGCGGCAGGGCGCTCCGTCGAAAGGGCTGCTGTAGATAGGTGCCCCCTCGAggcggcggccgccgccgccgctgcggcCACTGGGAGCGCGGCTGCGTCGAGCGTCAGCGGCCATGTTAGCGGGGACGATTTGGACGAGGACGACGAAGGCTTCGGCTGCGGTATTGGGACTCTTGGAAACTTTAAGAAGGCCAAC GGTACTGTAAATATGTCGGCAACATACAATTCCAGGAGTCAAGACATCGAGAGTTCTGTTGTTGCACATGGAGACCTCTGGAGGCTAGAGGCATCGCGTGGTGGATCAACTTCTGGAAATGGCACTTCGCCTCTGTACCTTGTTCAGTTGGGGCCTCTACTTTTTGTTCGAGACTCTACACTTCTGTTGCCTGTTCATCTATCAAAGCAACACCTGCTTTGGTACGGTTATGATCGCAAG AATGGTGTCCATTCACTCTGTCCAGCTATATGGTCAAAACATAGGAGATGGTTGATGATGTCAATGATGTGTCTCAATCCAATAGCTTGT TCGTTTATGGATTTGCAATTCCCTAATGGGCAACTAACATATGTTGCTGGTGAGGGGATATCAGCCAGTGGTTTTCTTCCGTTATTTGGTGGGTTGCTTCAAGCTCAAGGAAAATATCCTGGAGAAACAAGAGTGAGCTTTTCTTGCAAG AATAAGCGTGGCACAAGGTTTACTCCTATGTTTCAATGGCCTGACAAGTCTGTTTCGTTAGGAGTTACTCAAGCCTTGGCATGGAAAAGATCTGGTCTTATGGTGAGACCCAGTATACAAGTCAG TGTGTGCCCTACGTTTGGAGGAAGTGATCCTGGGGTACGGGCAGAAGTTGTCCATTCATTGAAAGAGGAATTGAATCTGATGTGTGGCCTCTCTTGCTCGCGGCATCCATCAGCTTATACTGCTCTATCT ATTGGACGATCAAAGTGGAACGGTCAAGTGGGCAGTTCTGGAGTGGTAATCACCTTGGAAACACCTCTTAATAACATTGGAAGGCCGTCGTTATCTGTTCAACTGAATGGTGGTTTTGAGTTGTGA